Proteins encoded together in one Marinithermus hydrothermalis DSM 14884 window:
- a CDS encoding DUF3179 domain-containing protein, whose protein sequence is MRNLYVTVFLGLLFGGAAVGQSFNFVVLEVDADTANIPVNEVISGGPPPQGIPALGFTGSFNGRVPPTPAPKFIAAEAASAWLEPQEPVLAFGMNGEAKAYPLQILMWHEIANDVVGGVPVAVTFCPLCNSAFAYDRRVPLTQAQLEAVRAKNPNAPLVEPDAAYLEAYADEVGEEAAAQVVAALEVTFGTSGMLFNSNLVMFDSATSTLWAQLAAEGNVGTLTGVKLLRYPVQIVSFAEFREAFPEGVVLSRETGFSRRYGQNPYVGYDRVDQPPFLFSGPTDGRLPPKLRVVSLELGGEPVAYPFSVLEEVRVVNDAVGGVPIVVMWREGTTSALDRSSISGSKDVGAVAVFRRELDGRVLTFEWNGEAFVDQQTGSTWNLFGAATSGPLEGQRLEPVIHDNTLWFAWAAFKPETRVYGISTE, encoded by the coding sequence GTGCGAAACCTGTATGTAACCGTTTTTTTAGGGTTGCTGTTTGGGGGGGCGGCCGTGGGGCAGAGCTTTAACTTCGTCGTGCTCGAGGTGGACGCTGATACGGCCAACATCCCCGTGAACGAGGTCATCAGCGGCGGCCCCCCGCCCCAGGGCATCCCGGCGTTGGGGTTTACCGGGAGCTTTAACGGCCGGGTGCCGCCCACCCCGGCCCCGAAGTTCATCGCTGCGGAGGCGGCCTCGGCGTGGCTCGAGCCCCAGGAGCCGGTGCTGGCCTTCGGAATGAACGGGGAGGCCAAGGCCTATCCCTTGCAGATCCTGATGTGGCACGAGATCGCGAACGATGTCGTGGGTGGGGTGCCCGTGGCCGTGACCTTCTGCCCGCTCTGTAACAGCGCCTTCGCCTACGACCGCCGCGTCCCCCTCACCCAAGCTCAGCTGGAGGCGGTGCGCGCGAAGAACCCGAACGCGCCCCTCGTGGAGCCGGACGCCGCCTACCTCGAGGCCTACGCGGATGAGGTCGGGGAGGAAGCGGCGGCTCAGGTGGTCGCCGCGCTCGAGGTGACCTTCGGCACCTCAGGGATGCTCTTCAACTCCAATCTGGTGATGTTCGACTCGGCGACCAGTACCCTCTGGGCGCAGCTCGCCGCGGAGGGCAACGTGGGCACCCTGACCGGGGTGAAGCTCCTGCGCTACCCGGTGCAGATCGTGAGCTTCGCGGAGTTCCGCGAGGCCTTCCCGGAGGGCGTGGTGCTCTCGCGAGAGACGGGGTTCTCCCGGCGGTACGGGCAGAACCCGTACGTCGGGTACGACCGCGTGGACCAGCCGCCCTTCCTGTTTAGCGGGCCGACCGACGGCCGCCTGCCCCCCAAGCTGCGCGTGGTGAGCCTCGAGCTCGGTGGGGAACCGGTCGCCTACCCCTTTAGCGTCTTGGAGGAGGTGCGGGTGGTGAACGACGCGGTGGGGGGCGTGCCGATCGTGGTGATGTGGCGGGAGGGCACCACGAGTGCCTTGGACCGTTCCTCGATCAGCGGCAGTAAGGATGTCGGTGCGGTGGCGGTCTTCCGCCGGGAGCTGGACGGGCGGGTGCTGACCTTCGAGTGGAACGGCGAGGCCTTCGTGGACCAGCAGACCGGGAGCACCTGGAATCTGTTCGGGGCGGCGACCTCGGGGCCGCTCGAGGGCCAGCGGCTCGAGCCGGTCATTCACGACAACACCCTGTGGTTCGCCTGGGCGGCGTTTAAGCCCGAGACCCGGGTGTACGGTATCTCGACGGAGTAG
- a CDS encoding aminodeoxychorismate components I/II: MEALGLYRRARALGLRPALLESLGPRTAFGRRTLLGLRPTRRLEVWGGVLYEDGRLVGTALDLLERLEEGLGEGHFPAWIGFFAYEFARHLGLPARAPMPGLPEAAFCYYPEGYVWEDGRLVEAPSVLLEVDPGMPVGLPEVRLVSDYPREAFIAGVQAVQERIRAGWVYQVNLSHRFRFPAVGLDPLDYYAALRRTNPSPFMGLVEGAGWAVVSGSPERLFALREGVLSARPIAGTRRRGRTPEEDQALEAELRANVKERAEHVMLVDLLRNDLSRVAEPGTVEVSEAFTVERYSHVMHLVSEVRGVSRAGVGAALRAIFPGGTITGAPKESVMQAIAELEPVPRGAYTGSLGYVSGRGADFNILIRSLTLAGGWAYLSAGAGIVIESDPVREYEETRHKAEALLYVLGQGRPGVRPEPPRVIEAWRPPRPRRRYAARVVFLENHDSFSYNLVNYLRMLGAEVRVVDHGEPPALGGATHLVVGPGPGDPFTAGRTLEWVRAALEDGVPFLGVCLGHQALGVALGAVLERAPRPVHGEAHPVRHVGRGVFAGLPDPAPFTRYHSLHLRDLPPVLERLAWTEDGVVMGVGHRSRPAWGVQFHPESMLSPYGLELLANFLEVRGAAGDR; this comes from the coding sequence ATGGAGGCGCTGGGCCTGTACCGTCGCGCGCGAGCGCTGGGTTTACGCCCCGCTCTGTTGGAGTCCCTAGGGCCGCGCACCGCGTTCGGTCGCCGCACCCTGCTCGGCCTCCGGCCCACGCGCCGCCTCGAGGTGTGGGGCGGGGTTCTGTACGAGGACGGCCGGCTCGTGGGAACGGCCCTGGACCTTCTCGAGCGCCTCGAGGAGGGGCTGGGGGAGGGGCACTTCCCGGCCTGGATTGGGTTTTTCGCGTACGAGTTCGCGCGTCATTTGGGCTTGCCCGCGCGCGCGCCCATGCCGGGCCTGCCCGAGGCGGCGTTTTGTTACTACCCTGAGGGGTACGTTTGGGAGGACGGCCGCCTCGTGGAGGCCCCCAGCGTTTTGTTGGAGGTGGACCCCGGAATGCCCGTCGGGCTTCCGGAGGTGCGGCTCGTGAGCGACTACCCGCGGGAGGCGTTCATCGCTGGGGTGCAGGCGGTGCAGGAACGCATTCGGGCGGGGTGGGTGTACCAGGTGAACCTCTCGCACCGTTTTCGTTTCCCCGCTGTGGGGCTGGACCCCCTGGATTACTACGCGGCGCTGCGGCGCACGAACCCCAGCCCCTTCATGGGCCTCGTGGAGGGGGCGGGGTGGGCGGTGGTTTCCGGGAGTCCCGAGCGGTTGTTCGCGTTGCGGGAAGGGGTGCTATCCGCTCGGCCGATCGCCGGGACCCGCCGGCGCGGCCGCACGCCGGAGGAGGACCAGGCCCTCGAAGCGGAGCTCCGGGCGAACGTGAAGGAACGCGCGGAGCACGTGATGCTCGTGGACCTGCTGCGTAACGACCTTTCCCGCGTGGCGGAGCCGGGGACGGTCGAGGTGAGCGAGGCCTTCACCGTGGAGCGGTACTCGCACGTGATGCACCTGGTGAGCGAGGTGCGGGGAGTGAGCCGAGCCGGGGTGGGGGCGGCTTTGCGGGCGATCTTCCCGGGAGGCACGATCACCGGTGCGCCTAAGGAGAGCGTGATGCAAGCCATCGCTGAGCTCGAGCCCGTGCCGCGCGGGGCGTACACGGGGAGTTTGGGGTATGTTTCCGGGCGGGGGGCGGACTTCAATATCCTGATCCGGAGCTTGACCCTGGCGGGGGGGTGGGCGTACCTGTCCGCTGGGGCGGGGATCGTGATCGAGAGTGATCCGGTGCGGGAGTACGAGGAGACCCGCCATAAGGCCGAGGCGTTGCTGTACGTGCTGGGCCAGGGGCGGCCTGGGGTACGGCCCGAGCCGCCGCGCGTGATTGAGGCCTGGCGTCCTCCGCGGCCGCGGCGACGTTACGCGGCGCGGGTGGTTTTTCTGGAGAACCACGACTCGTTCAGTTACAACCTCGTGAACTACCTGCGGATGCTGGGCGCGGAGGTGCGCGTGGTGGATCACGGGGAGCCGCCCGCGCTTGGGGGGGCGACGCACCTTGTCGTGGGGCCGGGGCCGGGGGATCCGTTCACGGCGGGGCGCACGCTGGAGTGGGTGCGGGCGGCTCTCGAGGATGGGGTGCCGTTCCTGGGGGTTTGCTTGGGGCACCAGGCGCTTGGCGTGGCGTTAGGGGCGGTGCTGGAGCGCGCGCCGCGCCCCGTGCACGGGGAGGCGCACCCCGTGCGGCACGTGGGGCGCGGGGTGTTCGCGGGGCTGCCCGACCCCGCGCCGTTTACTCGTTACCATTCCTTGCACCTGCGCGACCTGCCGCCGGTGCTGGAGCGCCTCGCGTGGACGGAGGACGGGGTCGTGATGGGGGTTGGGCACCGTTCGCGGCCCGCTTGGGGGGTGCAGTTCCACCCGGAGAGCATGCTGAGCCCGTATGGCCTCGAGCTGCTCGCGAATTTTTTGGAGGTGCGGGGTGCGGCTGGTGATCGTTAA
- a CDS encoding thiol-disulfide oxidoreductase DCC family protein codes for MKRALLVYDGGCGFCVRWARRWMRWDRARRLEIVAFQAPGVLERAGIGLSAAREAVWLVEEGRCYRGAAAVFRTLDLALGVPVFYAVYRLPGLGRVADGVYGWVAAHRHRFGGAGCGSHGLP; via the coding sequence ATGAAGCGCGCCCTGCTGGTGTACGACGGCGGCTGCGGGTTTTGCGTCCGCTGGGCGCGCCGGTGGATGCGGTGGGACCGTGCACGGCGCTTGGAGATCGTCGCGTTTCAGGCGCCGGGCGTTCTCGAGCGCGCGGGGATCGGGTTGAGCGCGGCGCGGGAGGCGGTGTGGCTCGTGGAGGAGGGGCGGTGCTACCGGGGCGCGGCGGCGGTTTTTAGGACCTTGGATCTCGCGCTGGGCGTGCCGGTCTTTTACGCGGTGTACCGCCTGCCGGGGCTGGGGCGCGTGGCGGATGGGGTGTACGGCTGGGTGGCCGCGCACCGGCACCGGTTCGGGGGGGCGGGGTGTGGCTCGCACGGGTTGCCGTGA
- a CDS encoding SCO family protein, which produces MRWRIALLVAGVLAIAGYAAYKALSPKPTFHGTMLSTPRPVPDFTLIDGDGRPRRFSAFRGKTLLVFFGYTRCPDVCPLTMQKLALAYRALGEPEDLQVVMISVDPETDTPERIQQYVTGFHPRFVGLTGTPEAIAQAASAFFIYYRARDQLVDHTATINLVDPQGRLRVVYNEANLAPQTLAEDLKPILARGGRF; this is translated from the coding sequence ATGCGTTGGCGAATCGCTCTACTCGTCGCGGGGGTTCTAGCGATCGCGGGGTACGCCGCCTACAAGGCGCTTTCTCCCAAACCCACGTTTCACGGCACGATGCTCAGCACGCCGCGCCCCGTCCCGGACTTCACGCTAATAGACGGGGACGGGCGCCCACGACGCTTTAGCGCGTTCCGCGGGAAGACCCTCCTCGTCTTCTTCGGGTACACCCGGTGCCCCGACGTCTGCCCCCTCACGATGCAAAAACTCGCGCTCGCCTACCGCGCGCTCGGAGAGCCCGAGGACCTTCAGGTCGTGATGATCAGCGTGGACCCCGAAACGGACACCCCCGAGCGGATCCAGCAGTACGTCACGGGGTTCCACCCCCGCTTCGTGGGGCTCACCGGCACCCCAGAAGCGATCGCTCAAGCGGCCTCCGCGTTCTTCATCTACTACCGGGCTCGAGACCAGCTGGTGGATCACACCGCAACGATCAACCTCGTGGACCCCCAAGGGCGGCTCCGCGTGGTGTACAACGAAGCCAACCTCGCCCCTCAGACCCTCGCCGAGGACCTGAAACCCATCCTCGCGCGGGGCGGTCGCTTCTAA
- a CDS encoding BMP family lipoprotein: MKRLLLVSAMLATLLGMGSAQKLIGIAFDAGGKNDRSFNESTWKGAQRAEKDFDIQLFDFEPADPSQVGQGIRAFAEEGFDLIIGVGFANEPAITANAREFKDVNFAVIDAVPGEGKLENAVGLVFREHEGSFLVGYIAGKLTQTGVVGFIGGMDIPLIHKFEQGYKAGVEYACQEDGIECTVLINYVGNTPAAWNDPAKAKEIAINQKAQGADIIYHAAGGSGLGLIDFVKQEMCIKASDLPAGVEFIRDPFADVPKYPAYEQKCGEDARPLFFIGVDANQNFLGDTDNNPETLNHGLTSMLKRVDVATYEVIESVVNDAFQGGVREFGLENDGVGYALDEYNRALIPAAVVEALDRIKQDIIAGRIEVPASR, encoded by the coding sequence ATGAAACGACTGCTGCTAGTATCCGCGATGTTAGCTACGCTGCTGGGTATGGGTTCCGCCCAGAAATTGATCGGTATTGCCTTCGACGCGGGCGGGAAGAACGACCGCAGCTTCAACGAGTCCACCTGGAAGGGGGCGCAGCGGGCCGAGAAGGATTTTGACATCCAGCTGTTCGACTTTGAGCCGGCGGATCCTTCTCAGGTCGGCCAGGGGATCCGGGCCTTCGCCGAGGAGGGGTTTGACCTGATCATCGGCGTGGGGTTCGCGAACGAGCCCGCGATCACCGCGAACGCGCGGGAGTTCAAGGACGTGAACTTCGCGGTGATCGACGCGGTGCCGGGCGAGGGCAAGCTGGAGAACGCCGTGGGCCTGGTGTTCCGGGAGCACGAGGGTTCCTTCCTGGTGGGGTACATCGCGGGTAAGCTCACCCAGACCGGTGTGGTGGGCTTTATCGGCGGCATGGACATCCCGCTCATCCATAAGTTCGAGCAGGGGTACAAGGCCGGCGTCGAGTACGCCTGCCAGGAGGACGGCATCGAGTGCACGGTGCTGATCAACTACGTGGGCAACACCCCCGCGGCTTGGAACGACCCCGCGAAGGCCAAGGAGATCGCCATCAACCAGAAGGCGCAGGGCGCGGACATCATCTACCACGCGGCCGGCGGTTCGGGGCTGGGGCTGATCGACTTCGTGAAGCAGGAGATGTGCATCAAGGCCTCCGACCTCCCGGCGGGCGTGGAGTTCATCCGTGACCCGTTCGCGGACGTGCCGAAGTACCCCGCGTACGAGCAGAAGTGCGGCGAGGATGCGCGGCCCCTCTTCTTCATCGGGGTGGACGCGAACCAGAACTTCCTGGGGGACACCGACAACAACCCCGAGACGCTCAACCACGGCCTGACCTCGATGCTCAAGCGCGTGGACGTGGCCACCTACGAGGTGATCGAGTCCGTGGTGAACGACGCTTTCCAGGGCGGCGTGCGGGAGTTCGGCCTGGAGAACGACGGGGTGGGGTACGCCCTGGACGAGTACAACCGGGCCTTGATCCCCGCGGCGGTCGTCGAGGCCCTGGACCGGATCAAGCAGGACATCATCGCGGGCCGCATCGAGGTGCCCGCCTCGCGCTAA
- a CDS encoding aminotransferase class IV, which produces MVIVNGEPAAAAWPVAFVYHGASVFTTLRSEGGEPLWWGRHLDRLRRHAEALGLPYPGHAAFERAWELLRVQGPDLRVRLTVGEGVWCAEASPYRPLEPGVYLEGVRVHVSRWRVHPDLARYKTGNYLPYRLALAEARAAGAFEALLLDGEGCVVDGSRTSPLLYRDGVLTVFEGGLEGITREVVAEAAREMGLGVRRARLAPGALAGQLLLAGSGVGLVPVGAVRDAEVRALVERFRPGGGPR; this is translated from the coding sequence CTGGTGATCGTTAACGGGGAGCCTGCGGCCGCGGCGTGGCCCGTGGCCTTCGTGTACCATGGGGCTTCGGTCTTTACGACGCTGCGCAGCGAGGGGGGGGAGCCGCTTTGGTGGGGGCGGCACCTGGACCGGTTGCGCCGCCATGCGGAAGCGTTGGGCCTGCCGTACCCGGGGCACGCGGCGTTCGAGCGGGCGTGGGAGCTGCTTCGGGTGCAAGGACCGGACCTTCGGGTGCGGCTCACGGTGGGGGAGGGGGTGTGGTGCGCGGAGGCCAGCCCGTACCGCCCGCTGGAGCCAGGCGTGTACCTCGAGGGGGTGCGGGTGCACGTGAGCCGCTGGCGGGTGCACCCGGACCTCGCCCGCTACAAGACGGGGAACTACCTGCCGTACCGGTTGGCCCTCGCGGAGGCGCGGGCGGCGGGGGCGTTCGAGGCGCTGCTGCTGGATGGGGAGGGGTGCGTGGTGGATGGGAGCCGCACCAGCCCCTTGCTGTATCGGGACGGCGTGTTGACCGTGTTCGAGGGCGGCCTCGAGGGCATCACCCGGGAGGTGGTGGCGGAGGCCGCGCGGGAGATGGGCCTGGGGGTGCGCCGGGCGCGTCTTGCGCCGGGGGCGCTTGCCGGGCAGCTGCTCCTGGCGGGGAGCGGGGTGGGGCTGGTTCCGGTGGGGGCGGTGCGGGACGCTGAGGTGCGGGCGTTGGTGGAGCGGTTCCGGCCTGGGGGTGGGCCGAGGTAG
- a CDS encoding ABC transporter ATP-binding protein: MSEYALELRGITKQYPLVLANDDIHLGVRWGEVLALVGENGAGKSTLMKIVYGLVEPDRGEIYVDGKRAEIRGPADAIALGIGMVHQHFMLVDPLSVVDNVILGSEPVQGVSIDYRKARAEVVRLIEELGFDLDPDARIEELPVGLQQRVEILKTLYRKARILILDEPTAVLTPQEAAELFRFLRRYVAQGNAAIIITHKLDEVMEVSDRVTVIRDGRVVGTVATQETSPPELARMMVGREVILTVEKRPKTPGEVVLEVQDLRVAEAGKKPRLDGVSFQVRAGEIVGIAGVEGNGQTELVEAVTGLRPYSGTVRYGGEILARPDARRVREWGVSHIPEDRNARGLVLDFPTRDNVILGDHYKPPFVGAFGFFVDEAVNRYAQEVVEAFDVRPRSIHLSARRYSGGNAQKIIVGRELARRPRLLVAAQPTRGVDIGAIEFIHRRIVEARDAGMAVLLVSADLNEVMSLSDRILVMYEGRIVGEVRPGEVTEEELGLMMAGMRANA, translated from the coding sequence GTGAGTGAGTACGCGCTTGAACTGCGGGGGATCACCAAGCAGTACCCTTTGGTCCTGGCGAACGACGACATCCACCTCGGGGTGCGCTGGGGCGAGGTGCTGGCCTTGGTGGGCGAGAACGGGGCCGGGAAGTCCACCCTCATGAAGATCGTCTATGGCCTCGTGGAGCCCGACCGCGGCGAGATCTACGTGGACGGTAAGCGGGCGGAGATCCGCGGCCCGGCGGACGCGATCGCCCTGGGTATCGGCATGGTGCACCAGCACTTCATGCTGGTGGACCCGCTTTCCGTGGTGGACAACGTGATCCTGGGCTCCGAGCCGGTGCAGGGCGTTTCGATCGATTACCGCAAGGCCCGCGCCGAGGTGGTGCGCCTCATCGAGGAGCTCGGGTTCGACCTGGACCCCGACGCCCGGATCGAGGAGCTGCCCGTGGGCTTGCAGCAGCGGGTGGAGATCCTCAAGACCCTCTACCGCAAGGCGCGGATCCTCATCCTGGACGAGCCCACCGCGGTGCTCACTCCCCAGGAGGCCGCGGAACTCTTCCGCTTCCTGCGGCGGTACGTGGCCCAGGGGAACGCCGCGATCATCATTACGCACAAGCTCGACGAGGTGATGGAGGTCTCCGACCGCGTCACGGTGATCCGCGACGGCCGGGTCGTGGGCACGGTAGCGACCCAGGAGACGAGCCCGCCCGAACTCGCGCGCATGATGGTGGGGCGCGAGGTGATCCTGACCGTGGAGAAGCGCCCCAAGACCCCTGGGGAGGTGGTGCTCGAGGTTCAGGACCTCCGGGTGGCGGAGGCCGGGAAGAAACCCCGGCTGGATGGGGTGTCGTTCCAGGTGCGCGCGGGGGAGATCGTGGGGATCGCCGGCGTGGAAGGGAACGGCCAGACCGAGCTGGTGGAGGCCGTTACGGGCCTCAGGCCGTACAGCGGAACTGTGCGCTACGGCGGCGAGATCCTCGCGAGGCCGGACGCGCGGCGGGTGCGGGAGTGGGGCGTGAGCCACATCCCGGAGGACCGGAACGCCCGCGGGCTGGTGCTGGACTTCCCCACGCGGGACAACGTCATCCTGGGGGACCATTACAAACCGCCGTTTGTGGGCGCTTTCGGGTTTTTCGTGGACGAGGCGGTGAACCGCTACGCGCAGGAGGTGGTGGAGGCGTTTGACGTGCGTCCCCGCAGCATCCACCTCTCCGCGCGGCGCTACTCGGGCGGGAACGCCCAGAAGATCATCGTGGGCCGCGAGCTCGCCCGGCGTCCCCGGCTGCTGGTGGCGGCCCAGCCCACGCGCGGCGTGGACATCGGAGCGATCGAGTTCATCCACCGCCGCATCGTGGAAGCGCGCGACGCGGGCATGGCGGTGCTGTTGGTCTCCGCGGATTTGAACGAGGTCATGAGCCTATCGGACCGCATCCTGGTGATGTACGAAGGCCGGATCGTGGGGGAGGTGCGGCCGGGCGAGGTCACGGAAGAGGAGCTGGGCTTGATGATGGCGGGGATGCGCGCGAACGCTTAA
- the ligA gene encoding NAD-dependent DNA ligase LigA, which translates to MTREEAKKRVLELRQAIRYHNYRYYVLDDPEISDAEYDALMRELKALEARYPDLVTPDSPTQVVGAGMIESSFREIQHPTPLYSLDNAFNLEEVREFEARLERALGRPGPFEYTVEYKIDGLSVNLYYEEGFLVWGATRGNGRTGEEVTQNLLTIPDVPRRLEGAPARLEVRGEVYMPRDTFLKLNQAREEAGLPPFKNPRNAAAGSLRQQDPRVTATRGLRAYFYGIGLGLQETGVETQAELLDYLKRAGFPVEPHARVVRGVEGIETAYQAFLAQRHTVPFEADGVVVKLNNLAWQDELGYTAKSPRWAVAYKFPAEEKKTRVLEVIFQVGRTGRVTPVAVLEPVLLDGTTVSRVSLHNEAYLEELGLMLGDWVLVHKAGGIIPEVLRVLKEERTGTERPLVFPDACPACGHALVLEGKIHRCPNPLCPAQAFERIRHYASRRAMDIQGLGERHIEQMLEKGLIRTPADLYRLTKADLVSLERFGEKSAENLLAQIEASKTRGLERLLFALGIPQVGEALARTLARRFGTLDRLLEATPEELLEVEDVGELTARRIHETLHDPAMLELIEQLRAAGVSFEAKERPRSDALAGLTFVLTGELSRPRAEVKRRLEALGAKVASAVSKKTSYVVAGAGAGSKLQKARELGIPVLDEAGLEALIQQRLGQMSQAGALE; encoded by the coding sequence GTGACGCGGGAAGAAGCCAAGAAACGGGTGCTCGAGCTGCGGCAGGCCATCCGCTACCACAACTACCGCTACTACGTCCTGGACGACCCCGAGATCTCCGACGCCGAGTACGACGCTCTAATGCGAGAACTTAAGGCCCTCGAGGCCCGCTACCCCGACCTCGTCACCCCGGACTCTCCCACCCAGGTCGTGGGAGCCGGGATGATTGAGTCCAGCTTCCGCGAGATTCAGCACCCCACGCCCCTGTACTCCCTGGACAACGCCTTCAACCTCGAGGAGGTCCGGGAGTTCGAGGCGCGCCTCGAGCGCGCCCTGGGAAGGCCGGGCCCGTTCGAGTACACGGTCGAGTACAAGATCGACGGCCTCTCGGTCAACCTGTACTACGAGGAAGGGTTCTTGGTGTGGGGCGCGACCCGCGGGAACGGCCGGACCGGGGAGGAGGTCACGCAGAACCTCCTCACCATCCCGGACGTGCCCCGCCGTCTCGAGGGCGCGCCGGCGCGCCTCGAGGTGCGCGGCGAGGTGTACATGCCGCGCGACACCTTCCTGAAACTAAACCAGGCGCGCGAGGAGGCGGGGCTGCCTCCCTTCAAGAACCCGCGCAACGCCGCGGCCGGCTCCCTGCGTCAGCAAGACCCGCGCGTCACCGCGACGCGCGGCCTGCGGGCCTACTTCTACGGGATCGGGCTGGGCCTTCAGGAGACGGGTGTCGAGACCCAGGCTGAGCTTTTGGACTACCTCAAGCGGGCGGGCTTCCCGGTCGAACCCCACGCGCGGGTGGTGCGCGGCGTGGAGGGCATCGAGACCGCCTACCAGGCCTTCCTCGCCCAGCGGCACACGGTGCCCTTCGAGGCGGACGGCGTCGTGGTGAAGCTCAACAACCTCGCCTGGCAGGACGAGCTCGGGTACACGGCCAAAAGCCCCCGCTGGGCCGTGGCGTACAAGTTCCCCGCCGAGGAGAAGAAGACCCGGGTCCTCGAGGTGATCTTCCAGGTGGGGCGCACCGGCCGCGTCACCCCCGTGGCGGTCCTCGAGCCGGTCCTGCTCGACGGCACCACGGTCTCCCGCGTGAGCCTGCACAACGAGGCGTACCTGGAGGAGCTGGGCTTGATGCTGGGGGACTGGGTGCTGGTGCACAAGGCCGGCGGGATCATTCCCGAGGTGCTGCGGGTCCTGAAGGAGGAGCGCACGGGCACGGAACGGCCCCTCGTCTTCCCGGACGCCTGCCCGGCCTGCGGGCACGCCCTGGTCCTGGAGGGCAAGATCCACCGCTGCCCCAACCCCCTCTGCCCCGCGCAGGCCTTCGAACGCATCCGGCACTACGCCTCGCGCCGCGCCATGGACATCCAGGGCCTGGGGGAACGGCACATCGAGCAGATGCTGGAGAAGGGCTTGATCCGCACCCCCGCAGACCTCTACCGCCTGACCAAGGCGGACCTGGTGAGCCTAGAGCGCTTCGGGGAGAAAAGCGCGGAGAACCTTCTCGCCCAGATCGAAGCGAGCAAAACGCGCGGCCTGGAGCGGCTGCTGTTCGCCCTCGGCATCCCCCAGGTGGGGGAGGCCCTCGCCCGCACGCTCGCGCGCCGCTTCGGCACCCTGGACCGGCTGCTCGAGGCCACCCCGGAGGAACTCTTGGAGGTCGAGGACGTGGGAGAACTCACCGCGCGCCGCATCCACGAAACGCTTCACGACCCCGCGATGCTCGAGCTGATCGAGCAGCTCCGCGCCGCGGGCGTGAGCTTCGAGGCCAAGGAACGCCCCCGATCGGACGCGCTGGCGGGCCTGACCTTCGTCCTCACCGGGGAGCTCTCCCGCCCCCGAGCCGAGGTGAAGCGGCGGCTTGAAGCGCTGGGCGCGAAGGTCGCGAGCGCGGTCAGCAAGAAAACGAGTTACGTGGTCGCGGGTGCGGGCGCGGGCAGCAAGCTCCAAAAAGCGCGCGAGCTGGGGATTCCCGTGCTGGACGAGGCGGGGCTCGAGGCCCTCATCCAACAGCGCTTGGGCCAAATGTCCCAGGCGGGGGCTCTAGAATAG
- the metX gene encoding homoserine O-acetyltransferase MetX produces the protein MTGTVVCEAWGEHEALLLHPVTDASDAATVRPRTAVLWPRTAPFVTEEGRLIPEVRVRFETYGRLSAQRDNAVLVFHALTGSAHLAGTYDAATLARLTPLERAFGPKGWWDALVGAGRPLDPERYFVVCANILGSCYGTTGPTSRNPTTGRRYGPEFPPITIRDMVRVQARLLDHLGVERALVIGGSMGGMQALEFALMYPERTAGLVVIAATERYGPWARAFNRVAREAILNDPAFRNGRYEAQPPGLAVARAVAMMSYRAPRSFEARWGADPSQSERYIAYQAQRFLRRFDANTYLTLSHAMTTHDVTRGRGALPEVLERLAMPRLFVGIDSDLLYPAPAVRALAQAARGEYAELVSPHGHDAFLIEHDQVAAVLKAFGV, from the coding sequence ATGACCGGGACCGTGGTGTGCGAGGCGTGGGGGGAGCACGAGGCGTTACTGCTGCACCCCGTGACTGACGCGTCGGATGCGGCCACGGTGCGGCCGCGTACCGCGGTGCTTTGGCCTAGAACCGCGCCGTTCGTGACTGAGGAGGGGCGGTTGATTCCCGAGGTGCGGGTGCGGTTCGAGACCTACGGCCGGTTGAGCGCCCAGCGGGACAACGCGGTCCTCGTGTTCCACGCCCTCACGGGCAGCGCGCACCTCGCGGGCACCTACGACGCAGCGACCCTGGCGCGGCTCACGCCTTTAGAGCGGGCCTTTGGCCCTAAGGGCTGGTGGGACGCGCTCGTGGGGGCGGGCCGGCCCCTGGATCCCGAGCGGTACTTCGTGGTGTGCGCGAACATCCTGGGCAGTTGTTACGGCACCACCGGCCCCACGAGCCGAAACCCCACGACCGGCCGGCGGTACGGTCCGGAGTTCCCCCCCATCACCATCCGGGACATGGTGCGGGTCCAGGCGCGGCTTTTGGATCACCTGGGGGTGGAGCGGGCCCTGGTCATCGGGGGCAGCATGGGGGGAATGCAGGCCCTCGAGTTCGCCCTCATGTACCCCGAGCGCACGGCGGGGCTCGTGGTGATCGCGGCCACCGAGCGCTACGGCCCCTGGGCGCGCGCGTTTAACCGCGTGGCCCGCGAGGCGATCCTGAACGACCCCGCTTTTCGTAACGGGCGTTACGAGGCCCAGCCTCCCGGCCTGGCGGTGGCCCGCGCTGTGGCCATGATGAGTTACCGCGCGCCCCGGAGCTTCGAGGCGCGCTGGGGGGCGGACCCCAGCCAGAGCGAGCGCTACATCGCTTACCAGGCCCAGCGGTTCCTGCGGCGCTTCGACGCGAACACCTACCTCACGCTCTCCCACGCCATGACCACGCACGACGTGACCCGCGGCCGGGGGGCGTTACCCGAGGTCCTCGAGCGCCTAGCGATGCCGCGGCTTTTCGTGGGGATCGACAGCGACCTCCTCTACCCGGCCCCGGCGGTGCGGGCGCTGGCCCAGGCCGCGCGCGGCGAGTACGCGGAGCTGGTCAGCCCGCACGGGCACGACGCCTTCCTCATCGAGCACGACCAGGTGGCCGCGGTGCTCAAGGCCTTTGGGGTTTAG